The sequence GGAAACTGAAACGGAATCTCTATGCGATTCCCATTAAGCTGGTATGCGTTGTTGATCACCCCGAGCAAGTTGTCGGAATTGAGTTTTACCTGATGTTCATAGTTTAAAGCGCTGCCGCTGAAAGCCACTAGCTTCCCGGATGCTTTTTTCCGGTTCACGGTGGTATAGATCTCGGGAGAATCCCCTACTTTACCAATATGCCGGGTTTGGCTGTACCTGATGTCATCCATTATTCTTTTGGCTTTATCCACGGTTTTTCCAACCTGTCTGCGCTGGTTGGAGTTCATTATCTCCAGGTTACCCCAAAATCCATAGCCCGCCGCAATCGATGAATTGACATTGTAACGCTGGGCAAAATACGGATGTTGGTTATGGGGATAGTTGGCATAGGTAAAAAGCTGCAACGGAATGATGCCGTTGAATTCATTGGGTATGCTCCGCATGGATTTCGCCCGGTAATGGGTGTAATCATTGTAGCTTGAGGCTCCATTGTTCATCCAGAAGAGTTTTCCTGCACTCATCATGGCTAATCCAGGCAAAGTCCTCCGGTTTTCAGTCAAATCAATCTCAATGGTTACATTGGGGTTGTACTCCATCAGCTCAACCATGGCTTTTTTAATATCTATAGGCAATTGATATCCGTAACGGGCAATGATTTCCTCTTGATCGGCATCTTCATCTCCATGGTGCAGTCCCGGTTTATCCGGGAAAAAGGTGTTGACGGCGTCCCACTTGAAAAACTGTACGCCATGGTCAATCAGCCATTTGCAGTCCTCAATGAACAAATCAGCGTAGTCGCTCACAAAATTAAAAACAGGTTTTCCCCATTGGGAAGCTACAGGCGTGCCGTCCTGATTACGTATTACCCATTCAGGATGAGCCTTAAAGCGTTTGGTATTTTTGTCAATCCCTACCGGATTTAACCAGGCGCCCATTTTCATATCGTATTTCTGAAGGGTATCGCGGATTGGGCCCAGCCCTTTATGCAGTCTTTCCGGGTGAGGCTTCCATACCCCGTGTTCAGTTTCCCATCCATCATCGAGTACAAATATCTCAACACCGAGTTCTGCCGCATTTCTTATTTCTTTGTAGATACGCTCATAGGTTAGAATGCTTCTTGTTTGATCACCCGGCACGTTGCGTTGCATACCCCAGGTGTTGTAATAAAACTCCTGCTCCCGGGTGTGGGGCCATTCGGTGATCCATTTCAACATATAGTTATGCAGGAGGGTCCTGGGTTGATTGTCCTGTCCGTTAAAATAATGACCGGTGGCCGTCCAAACCGAAGCATAAGGCTTATCCGGCGTAATTTGTTCACCGTCTATATATCCGCCCCTTTCGATATGAACAGCTT comes from Bacteroidales bacterium and encodes:
- a CDS encoding alpha-galactosidase, producing the protein MFTRHKIYNKIFLLFALLLSIQSIGQIGKEVEKDRIVLQNKVIKKEISFSKNKPAPVHITSMYDKTHKKELIAPSKETAWFEFVIDDELVTSSDPLWQFREVKKRELRNGGTEYQLIFQGQSEPAEGLSVHICQQFFPQSTLIREKLKLKATNKKFEINRLDGDLHFIFPKYNYKKHENEINSTEINMAQWNDEVMDNINCSAEDRRHGDNNLSQVHMYHPDITERNLVMGSSTSFKGPFGLISNGDFTVMTAYEHASPDNLIEGDMIRRLKEKMLSPSELEKDENELQELINEKAHFLSVFQKSKQNSMQQAVHIERGGYIDGEQITPDKPYASVWTATGHYFNGQDNQPRTLLHNYMLKWITEWPHTREQEFYYNTWGMQRNVPGDQTRSILTYERIYKEIRNAAELGVEIFVLDDGWETEHGVWKPHPERLHKGLGPIRDTLQKYDMKMGAWLNPVGIDKNTKRFKAHPEWVIRNQDGTPVASQWGKPVFNFVSDYADLFIEDCKWLIDHGVQFFKWDAVNTFFPDKPGLHHGDEDADQEEIIARYGYQLPIDIKKAMVELMEYNPNVTIEIDLTENRRTLPGLAMMSAGKLFWMNNGASSYNDYTHYRAKSMRSIPNEFNGIIPLQLFTYANYPHNQHPYFAQRYNVNSSIAAGYGFWGNLEIMNSNQRRQVGKTVDKAKRIMDDIRYSQTRHIGKVGDSPEIYTTVNRKKASGKLVAFSGSALNYEHQVKLNSDNLLGVINNAYQLNGNRIEIPFQFPASLSSREAFILPNKGSGISVISSTCWLDNLKLESNSLHITTGGTGTIEVKWPVNISRPEVEGENITYTIRQKADHYLFKIKVEKSGEIITIQ